The nucleotide sequence TCAGCACAGAACTATCTCATCTCACCCTCCCCCCTTCCCATGACCATCACCATCTAGCACATCTGAGAATGAGGAGTATTTTTTGACAAGCTCCTTTTGAAAGTCATCCCCTCCTGCCTTAATATCTTGGTCTTCTAAATCCTCACTCAATCTCACTTCCTGTGGACCCTTGGCTGGCAGGTTCACAATCATGGCTGTCGTCCAGCTCGAGATAAATGGAGGCCTGCAAtacacattttcctttcctcagaaGGATAAAAAAGATCATGCAGGACCTTGACATATTTTTCATCCCTAAACGGGATAAAAAGTTGGAATCTGCTGTAAAATAAGATTAGATGAAGAAGTCACACCTCCCTGTCCCTTGAAAGGATTTCAGCTCATGGAAAATGTTTTACTTGGCAAATCTGTAatgaattcaactttttttttttaaacaacctGTTCATTTAATGCAATTCCTATAAAACTAATTTCCAAATAATCttcaccaattttttttccttgcaaaataGAAAGGCATGACGAAGAGGTCTTTTTCAAGGCACAAATATGTCAAAATCCATAAAACCTGCAAAAACTTCACTGACGTTTTCCTTCAGTCACCAGTTTCAATACATGCTTTTCTCCTGTTATTCTCAGTCACTCATAAAAATCTTCACTTGATAATTAATGCTCTGCTCTTGAGTTGGCAATAAAGGTCAGCCTGGTGTTCCCATCACAGAGCTGTCAGAAAAATGTTGGTGTAGAGCAGTCCAGTCACTGATGTCAGAGGGTGCAGGACATTAAGTGTCATAAAACATCAGGGAGGGGACAAAAAAGACGGTCTTATCTCACTCAGCTGTCTTATCTACTGATCAGCTCCACCACTTAAATGCTGATACAGAATCACAGTATCATTTAGGCTGTAAGAGCCTTCCAAAATCAAGTCCACAGCActgcactgccaagcccaccactaacccatgtccccagctgCCATATCCCCACATGCATATATTGTTTATCTTGTATGCATTTGGATCATTTCATTTCAGCAAAATCTTCTCTCTATTGAACTATAATGGTCCAAATATCCACTACATTAAAAGGAAGGCATCCCAAAAAAGGCCAGGCACATACTCCTTGCCACTTGCCTGAGCCTCCACCATGAAATAACAGAAAGAGCAAAGAAGAATTATGAGAACTATCTAAAGAAAGGTAAACCAGCAAGATAGTAACTAAAGAGAGGTGCTGAAATCCAGCCATTGCAGCCACCGaacaaaaattaggaaaattcaCACACTCTTTTGGCTGTTGGTGGGTCAGCTCCACAGTGATCAGATGGGTCTGCCCACCTAGAGATGCTCAGGTTGTTGAAATGTTGAATTACTTTCTCTTGGAGGAAATTAAACAGACAGTGGGAAAGACAAAGGAATGTCTGCTGCCTGTGAAAGGGGACGGTATGCTGCCCAGTGGAGGCTGGGCTTGACCATAATGACCTTAAATCCCTAATATTAATGCAATAAAGAAATTCCTCTGCAGAGTCATAAGCAATGCAAATACACCTGGACCTTTAAGATgtagtagaagaaaaaaaattaaatatcatctttgtcattttggtttttgtgtttttttaaggCTATCCAGGAATGCTGGTTCTAACTGGGTTAATCTTTGCCTGCTTCAGGGAGCCTTAGAGTAACAACTCTTCTATTCAGCAGTGACTGCAAGAACTGACTGAGACTCAGCACAGTATAAAGCAGCTGCTTGATCCTTACAAGTTCCCATGGAGGTGATCTGCCCGGGGAATTTTGAAATGCATCTTGTGCCTGATTGTGTAATGGAAGATGTGCCAGCAAGCCCTGTCTTGGCCACAGCCATCATTAACAGGGCTAGGCAGTGGTAAACCATAATGTATGTTAGAGATGTGCTTTACCTGCATGAATATGTCACCTCCTCAACTGCCCCTTATTCATACATGTTCCCCTCTTGCCCTTTCCTCTTTGGGGTCAGAGTACAGTGAGCACTCACTGCAGAACTCCTCACCTGTCCTGGGTGCCATGTGACCCCactttttcattcttcatgCAGAAATCGGGTGAGCTCTGCAGGTAAATCAGCTCTGTCTCTTTAACTGGCCTGATATCAATGTCCTTTGGCACAAGGTATTTGCGTGTGCCCATGGGCCGGTGAACAACCTTGGTGGCAGataaatatttggttttgaGGTCCAATGCAATGTCTCGCAGCTCTTGAAGGCCTTTCCAACATGTCTTGATAGAGCATGACCCAGAAACTCCATGGCACTTACATttcatttcaagagaggctttCAAGACCTGCAAAAGGGAATGCAGGAGTTAGGAAATGCCCTTCTCCTACTGCCAAACATCCCACAAGCTTGCTAATGAAGGTACTTCCTTAGCAGGAACTGCTATAGAAAAGTACTGCTGTTCTCATTTCTGCACAGGCAGTCTAGAGCAGCTGCTTTGCAAAGCGAATGAGATCCTATGGCTCCTTGGTGATCACTGTCAGTCCAGGACTACTTTCACAAGTAGAAAGTACTTTGCAGCCAGAAGACAGAAGagtattttgaattttgatCAGATATCTATATTGGGCTGCATTTCTGCCCTGTAAATTCCTAAGGAGATGAATATCAAAGCATTCCATAAATAGATAATTAACACCTCCAGCAGCTTTGGGCTTTGGTAAGAGAGATGTCATGGCTTTGTTGAATTCAGTGCACTCTCACCCTGCCTTTCTGCTGGTCATTGGGCCAAAATATCCTTTTACTTTGATTCTGCACTCTTCTCATTTCAGTGGGACATGGCAGGATGCTGCCAGGAAGGGCTGAATGCCCCAGCCATGGCAACGCGATGTCCCAAACAAAAATTTGCCCTttgcaaatgaaacaaaaactcaagacattacaaaaataaaataaaattttaaaaaacccaacaaactcCACGCAAACAAACTGAATAGTGTGGGAAtagtagaaataaaaaagagccagggagggAAAGTTCAACGTGGTTGTGCTCTGCAAAGGTGGACTCAGCCTGTAACTACACAGCAAGCTCCCAATGAGCTCGGCATGCTCCGAGTTTGTCTGCACAGCCAGTCCCAGAAGGACCAAGCTGTGTATGGAACCACTGGAGCCCCAGAGTTGGGTGCAGGGGTCAGTTTTAcagccctccctccccccatccATTTCTTCAGCTGCATGGAGGGCTGCTATAGGGATTTGCACATCAGTGCACGCCAGGCACTGCACATGGTAAATATTATCCCTCCACTGGATGTAAGCTGTTAAAAGCAGCTTGTGCCAGATATGAGAATAATCACTGGCATAGCAgtttataaaggaaaaaaaaatcctccctcctggctgcaggatggctggaggcaaCTGCTGCTGGATGCATCTGGCAGATGATAATCCTGCACATTTACACAgcacttccccccccccatgcAATGCCCTTGGCAGAGCCCACTGGGACCCATCCCCACCACACCTCCTGGGGTAGGCAAGCCAGAGCCAACACTGGCTGTGCAGCAGGTGGCAATGAGACATCCCACCCACAGTTAAACAGGGCTGATAATAGCATTTGGGACTTCCTGAGTCACAGGGTGAGTTACACAGCCACCATTTTCAGCAGGCCAAAGGAGTTCAGAGCAATCCGGGAGAAACCTGCTCCTTTCGCTGGCTGATAGAGACACTGAACCTCACTGAGTGACCAACACTACAGATGATTGTACAAGTACAATAACTCTTGTGAATTTGTTACCTGTCTCCCTACTTCACTGTTGTGCAGATGCATCAGTTTATTGGCTTGTGATCCTGATTTTTTCATCTTCATGGGAGCATCTGAAAATTTGGACCCCATGATAAGACCATAGTTGAGGTTGTCTGCACATCCTCCCCATCGATACCCAGGTCCAGGTGTCTCACCTGGGATGGGACcacaggaacagccagggagGTCCCCGGTGGTGCAGGCTCTGGCAATGGTGTGgctgatggcagcagcagagagggcataCACAAATGCTGACTCCCTTGTGCCTGGAAGAGACAAGAACTCCAGCTCAGCCTCCTAGGCCAGATAGACTTTCCCCAAAAAGAGACCCACACTGTCTGTGTCCCACAGAGCAGCCAACTCACTGCAGCTGAGATGTCCCATGGCACTGCTAGTTTGGAGCGCCTCTGAGTGAACTCTTCAACATAAGACAACACCCCAGCAGGGCAAGGAGTCACATGGATTTAGGCATCTTGTTCACTGTGGTGTGATTTGCTCTTGGAGCATGTGGTTAAACCCTTCCATGGACTCTCCTACCTCCTTGTGCTCCTGTGCTCGTCCCATGACTCCAAGTGGGATAAGCAGACCAGAATGGTGGTCTGCTTTGTAAGAGTTGCAGTAGACCAGGTCTTGGACCCAAGAGCCTCTGGGCATGATTAATAATTCATCATTATGGCACCATAGTGAAGGACAAGTAGGTTTTGTAGTCCCTACATGGCCTCCCAGGAGCAAGACCCTTCCTATCTCCAgcacgcacacacacaaagCTGACTCTGCTGACTCCAGTCCCAactgagccagcagtgctgttTACCTCTCTCTAAGTCCAGCAGGTAGTTAGGAGCCAGCTCTATGGAAGAGCAGTTCCACCGCATGTCTGAGAAAGTTTTCCGGCAGGTCTTTATCACTTCCCGTGCTGCCTGAATGATGGTCTGCATCAGCTCCAGGTTGCTGCGGCACAGCTGCACCTGGGAAACCACCAGGCCTTCAAGCTGCttgcagtgctgggtttggtTCAGGGCCAAAGCCAAAGGAGTCTTTGACAGCGCTCTGAGGAGACAAGCACATGCAAACAAGCATTAAGACACAGTTTAGTTGCCTATGTTCACCTGACTTAATTAAAGCTGTCTGTAAATAGGTGCCTAGATAAAGCTAGTGAGAAAGACGAGCAACTATGAAGAGTGATTTATCTCATATAAAGTAGGCGTTTAAGGGAGGAGGGTAGGAACACCCTTTAGCAGTGTGCAATTCTCTCCATTATTGAGGGGAGTCTGCACAAAGCTCCAGGGGCATATGTCAAGTCTCAGAATGTATAAATCCTACGGGGAAGGTTGTTTGCTGAAGAATGAAGAGCACAGACCTCCCAACAGAGTGAAAAATGACCCATCAGTTCCATGATAGAAGAAATCTGGATCCTCCAAGACTGtggcatttgggaaaaaaaagcaacatcGGTGTTATCAGTATTTTGCATTCAGCATCTGTCTCTCACACTCTCAAAGGATTATGCTAAATGCCATGTAATTAATTATGGAGAAAATCCCCTGCGAGGCCCAGGGAAAAATCACCAAATTTGCAAAACATATGCTTTCACTTAGAGTTAATGCCAGGGGCCTCCACTGATTAAATCACTGTTGCACTTAGATAAGCCTGTTTCTCTAGTCTCCAAAAACCATAGTGCAAAAGCTCAGTGGGAATATGTGCAGAGAGAGTACCACAGTCAAATCCAAGAAGGGATCCATGAATACCAGCACATATGTTAccatggaagaaaagaaaaacatcccaTAGTGGTGGTTCTTCTACTGTCCAACCGCCAACATttccaggttaaaaaaaaagaagaaatgctgaCATGCATCTTACAGGGCTATACTCTTCTTCCATGAGCACCCACAATAATCAGCAGAAGCCTGGTGTGTAACTCTCTTTGTATCTTTTTGGCTTTCTTAGGGTAGTCATAAAAGTTATTCATTCCCATGAAAAAACTCTCAAGCTGGCTGCATCAATAATCTGATGGCATCTGATCCTGGCAACACAACTTTAACACgtatttccttctctcctttttaAATGTATTGGCTTTCAGATTCATCCCAAGCCATCTTGGTTAGTTTGGCTTATTAGCACACATATTTTGGGGTGCATTTCACTTTATTCCTGTGACATCCACATTCTTCAGAAGTTAAGTGAGATGGAAACAGAGCAAAAATTGAGCCCTAACCAAAACTGGAGGATTAAATCCTTGCTGGGAATGAATAAGCCTGCTCTAACAAATTACCAGGTGGCTGGAGTTTGGCATTTCTGGCACAAGACAATCAGTGGCAAACTTGGAAAGGAAACTACCACTCTGCTAGCTATATATACACTTCATACATGTATTTAAGAGGTCTGTCGAACATACTGCAAGCAGAAGTAATTGCCAGTGAATttcaagggaaaggaaaaagtggtggacttggcaatGTTAAGTTATTGGTTGGACTCAAAGATCatagaggtattttccaacctaaatgattctatgatttaatCATCAGAAATTCTGCCCTGCAGTTCATCTCAGTCCCTACACACTGGTGTTCATGCAGTGTTCCCTGTTTGGAGAGGGGCCCCTCCAGAAAGCAACTCATCCTGCCTTAGATGTGAACCTGAGCTGGTGGAGAAAACGTTTGTTGGTGATATACTGGGTGTTCGGGTATCTCAAAGAGATCATGTCCTTGAAGGTAGAGACACGAGTCTCTGAATAGTATGACTGTCACCTGACAGCAAACCTCTACAGTGTGGACCTCAAAGTAGTCCTTCAGGATCCTCCTGTAGCTCATGGAAAGCAAAGAGCTGCATCTAGGAAGTAGTTAGCCTTTTGTGCTTTTGAGACCTTTAGTGAGACACCATCATGACTTAGAAGTGCTCATTTTCTGGTCTCTATAGGAAAACCAGACACCGAGCAGGGACACAGACATCTGAGTTGTTTAAGCACAGAGCTGAATGAGCTATGTCCAACCCCTAGCACTTGACACCAGGAATCTGTGAAAACTTATCCCAGAAAGCCAATCAGCAACTCCCAGGAATGAGTTGAATCACAAATCAGGCAAGAGGCCAAAGCATCTCATCAATAATAGAGTATAAATGATAAATACTCCATCACAGCATGTTACAGCAGCAAGGGAAGCAGGCAGGGCGTGGCAGGAGCAGTGAGAGAACTTCACAGCCTGAGATTCAGGCAAATGAGGAATATTCCAAGTACTGTACTATGAAGCTGCAGATCAGTTTTCTAATCAGATATCCTCCAGAAGGATTCATATATCTCCTACACTACATTTTCTGGTCCATTACAGAGGTCTTCAGCCTCTTTAAAGCCTTGGGAGGCTACATTGAGGTACCTCTTTCTCACTATTGCAGACAAGTCATAAGCAGCACAAATAACCATCAAGAGGTAGGGATGAAAGCAGAATTCAGACTGAAACTCATCCCCAGTGTGAAAAAACTGTATGTGATGCAATGAGACTGTATTATTACAGATGGCTTGAAGTGATCACCATTAGAGAAGCAGTTTCACaatgcaacaaaaaaacccatttacTTCACGGAAGAGGGAGAATACCTTCTGATCAGTTAGAACTCAGTAAGTGGTAGCAATGGCTGTTTCTCATAGAAGGAGCTGAGCTCTAGAAACCTACCAAGAATAAAACTGCAGATGCAAGGAGGTACTTTCTGAGCATCTCCCAGGCCTGAACTTCATGTCTTTGCTTATGAGAACCTGTAATTGGAAACATCTCCAAGCATCgggaggaaaaattaaaaggtaatggagatggaaa is from Cinclus cinclus chromosome 2, bCinCin1.1, whole genome shotgun sequence and encodes:
- the WNT11 gene encoding protein Wnt-11, with amino-acid sequence MKPSVRFFLAGFLLLILQTGLCYGIKWIALSKTPLALALNQTQHCKQLEGLVVSQVQLCRSNLELMQTIIQAAREVIKTCRKTFSDMRWNCSSIELAPNYLLDLERGTRESAFVYALSAAAISHTIARACTTGDLPGCSCGPIPGETPGPGYRWGGCADNLNYGLIMGSKFSDAPMKMKKSGSQANKLMHLHNSEVGRQVLKASLEMKCKCHGVSGSCSIKTCWKGLQELRDIALDLKTKYLSATKVVHRPMGTRKYLVPKDIDIRPVKETELIYLQSSPDFCMKNEKVGSHGTQDRQCNKTSNGSDSCDLMCCGRGYNPYMDKVVERCHCKYHWCCYVTCKKCERTVERYVCK